One stretch of Paenibacillus sp. AN1007 DNA includes these proteins:
- the pulA gene encoding type I pullulanase — MPEWTSFRYEGSDLGLTYTCAASTFKVWAPTAQLVHILIFEDEGEYNDLGIVTNHDNGQAYEMRRDTDGIWQLTLSGDWAGYYYMYRIVHQDQRVEIAADPYGRAVTANGQRTAIIDLDTTDPEGWDQDVKPSFLHPVDAIIYELHVRDFSSDPQAELPYKGKYLAFTASGLTDSAGNRIGIDHLVELGITHVHLLPTADYQTVNELAAAHAESNVKAPYNWGYDPQHYNVPEGSYATNPREPAVRIREFKLMIQSLHRQGIRVVLDVVYNHTYSVEKGPFDRIVPGYFYRSYEDGTRSNGSGVGNELATERPMVRKYILDSLRFWAAEYHIDGFRFDLMALIDQDTMSELTRELKEQFDPAFLIYGEPWMGGDSPLMRPTLKGTQKGQGFAVFNDHFRSAIKGDSDGSGRGFITGAGGLEYEILKGAAGAIDDFATSPAETVNYVTAHDNLNLWDKIATSLNLRHDLGFPVWKDGQPVGGGSAESAVKAADPYRYVDETNVMDHEMVRRSLLASGILLTSQGIPFLHAGDEMLRSKVGDHNSYRSGDAVNMISWANKERFRPVFDYYRGLIQLRRAHPAFRMMEAGQVRSHLRCLRMDGNVIVYVLEHGANEDAWNRIVVIYNGSDESQSIHLEAGEWKIVVNHHKAGTDVIETVTGEVQVERWSLMVLYDMERAVEADPAALEVSAPRRVFAPQETSILRAIVRDRTGNILEDIPVVWSSSDPDIVSMEENGAFHTLARGAASITARCGPIMTSCTIQVDVRYADRIEIVGEPVLYTTRISRFRALVLDQYGQPLTDADIRWSSSHTDVAAVSHTGMVRALTSGSSVIIAEAGSVRAAYAVTVHRHMSRTVTIRYERSDHCYDGWDVWVWGTGMEDGAVRLERAGSAAEARFRVAPGLHHLGFIIRLNEWEAKDTCGDRYVDIAPEDEDVQIIVKSGSEEMQIVRENDREADDRNSA; from the coding sequence ATGCCCGAATGGACTTCTTTTCGTTATGAAGGCAGCGATCTTGGTTTAACGTATACCTGTGCCGCGAGTACGTTCAAAGTATGGGCGCCTACGGCACAGCTGGTTCATATATTGATTTTTGAAGATGAAGGCGAGTACAACGACCTTGGCATTGTAACGAATCATGATAACGGTCAGGCATATGAGATGAGGCGTGATACTGATGGAATCTGGCAGCTGACCCTTTCGGGAGACTGGGCCGGTTATTATTATATGTACCGCATCGTTCATCAGGACCAGCGGGTGGAAATCGCAGCGGACCCTTATGGCAGAGCTGTGACGGCCAATGGGCAGCGAACAGCAATCATAGATCTGGACACAACCGATCCGGAGGGTTGGGACCAGGATGTGAAACCGTCTTTTCTGCACCCGGTTGATGCCATAATCTATGAACTGCATGTACGTGACTTCTCTTCTGACCCTCAGGCAGAACTTCCTTACAAAGGGAAATACCTGGCTTTTACGGCTTCAGGACTTACCGACAGCGCCGGCAATCGGATCGGGATCGATCATTTGGTTGAACTCGGTATTACTCATGTACATTTACTTCCTACAGCTGATTATCAGACGGTAAATGAGCTTGCTGCAGCGCATGCCGAATCCAATGTCAAAGCACCGTACAACTGGGGTTATGACCCGCAGCATTACAATGTTCCTGAAGGATCTTATGCAACGAATCCACGAGAGCCGGCTGTTCGCATCCGTGAATTTAAATTGATGATTCAATCGCTGCATCGGCAGGGTATTCGCGTTGTCCTCGATGTCGTCTACAATCATACGTACAGCGTTGAAAAGGGTCCTTTTGATCGTATCGTGCCTGGTTATTTCTATCGATCTTATGAAGATGGTACACGCAGCAACGGTTCGGGAGTTGGCAATGAACTCGCAACCGAACGTCCGATGGTACGAAAATATATTTTAGATTCACTGCGCTTCTGGGCTGCAGAATATCATATTGACGGGTTCAGGTTTGATCTGATGGCACTGATTGATCAGGATACGATGAGTGAGCTCACCCGTGAATTAAAAGAACAGTTCGATCCTGCATTTCTTATCTATGGAGAACCATGGATGGGCGGAGATTCACCGCTAATGCGTCCAACACTAAAGGGAACACAGAAGGGGCAGGGCTTTGCTGTATTTAATGACCACTTTCGCAGTGCGATCAAAGGGGATAGCGACGGCAGCGGCAGAGGATTTATCACGGGTGCGGGAGGTCTGGAGTACGAGATCTTAAAAGGTGCTGCGGGAGCGATCGATGATTTCGCCACTTCTCCGGCGGAAACCGTCAATTATGTAACTGCTCATGATAATCTGAATCTGTGGGACAAAATTGCAACCTCCCTCAATCTTCGTCATGATCTGGGCTTTCCCGTATGGAAAGACGGACAGCCCGTGGGGGGCGGCAGTGCCGAGTCAGCGGTCAAGGCAGCCGATCCTTATCGGTATGTGGATGAAACGAATGTAATGGATCATGAGATGGTTCGCCGCTCGCTGCTTGCATCAGGCATCCTGCTGACGTCCCAAGGTATACCGTTTCTGCATGCCGGGGATGAGATGTTAAGGTCCAAGGTTGGAGATCATAACAGTTATCGAAGTGGTGATGCCGTGAATATGATTTCTTGGGCGAACAAGGAACGCTTTAGACCCGTATTCGACTATTATCGCGGGCTGATCCAGCTAAGGCGTGCACATCCAGCGTTCCGTATGATGGAGGCAGGGCAGGTTCGCAGTCATCTTCGCTGCCTGCGGATGGACGGAAACGTTATTGTTTACGTGCTCGAGCATGGAGCGAATGAAGATGCGTGGAACCGGATCGTCGTGATTTATAATGGCTCGGACGAATCTCAGTCCATACATCTGGAGGCGGGGGAATGGAAGATTGTCGTGAATCATCATAAAGCTGGAACGGACGTCATTGAAACCGTCACAGGCGAAGTTCAGGTGGAACGGTGGTCGCTCATGGTTCTATACGATATGGAGCGTGCTGTTGAAGCTGATCCTGCTGCGCTGGAAGTCAGTGCGCCGCGCCGGGTATTCGCTCCGCAGGAGACTTCAATCCTGCGGGCCATCGTGAGAGATCGTACTGGAAATATTCTGGAAGATATACCTGTCGTATGGAGTTCTTCCGATCCGGATATTGTAAGTATGGAAGAAAATGGTGCATTCCATACCCTGGCTCGAGGTGCGGCTTCCATCACTGCGCGCTGCGGTCCGATTATGACCTCCTGTACCATTCAGGTCGATGTTCGGTATGCTGACCGAATCGAAATTGTAGGGGAACCCGTACTGTACACAACGCGAATTAGCCGTTTCCGCGCGCTGGTGTTGGATCAATACGGGCAGCCCCTTACAGATGCAGATATTCGCTGGAGCTCCTCTCACACGGATGTGGCAGCTGTAAGTCACACGGGAATGGTTAGGGCGCTGACTTCAGGCAGCTCAGTAATCATCGCAGAAGCTGGATCAGTACGGGCAGCCTATGCCGTCACCGTCCACAGACATATGTCACGAACGGTAACGATTCGATACGAGCGGTCGGATCACTGCTATGATGGCTGGGATGTTTGGGTGTGGGGAACAGGTATGGAGGATGGTGCCGTTCGATTAGAGCGTGCTGGCAGTGCTGCAGAAGCCCGGTTTCGCGTGGCTCCGGGTCTGCATCATCTCGGCTTTATCATTAGGCTTAACGAGTGGGAGGCCAAAGATACTTGCGGAGACCGTTATGTGGATATTGCACCTGAGGATGAGGACGTGCAAATTATCGTGAAAAGCGGATCAGAAGAGATGCAGATTGTGCGCGAAAATGATCGTGAAGCTGATGACCGGAATAGTGCTTGA
- a CDS encoding 50S ribosomal protein L25, with translation MKSNGKMAQLTAAPRTEKKGAALRLLRQGGRVPAVVYGPGQEGAAIHVDEKEMLKMARTGRSEMFNLNVEGGKTIPVLIKDQQERNGRLLHVDFLQISKNKPISVSVAIDFQGTAAGSKAGGVFQTQETQLEVEGLPADLPTSIEVDVSGLEIGDRLTAGDIKLDKGLTLVTSPESIVASVMPPQAVEEEPTASADEAAPESEDEQSKEE, from the coding sequence ATGAAATCCAACGGAAAAATGGCTCAACTTACAGCAGCACCAAGAACAGAAAAGAAAGGCGCGGCTTTGCGCCTGTTAAGACAAGGTGGACGAGTACCCGCCGTTGTATACGGACCGGGACAAGAAGGTGCCGCCATACATGTGGATGAAAAAGAAATGCTAAAAATGGCTCGTACAGGCCGCTCGGAGATGTTTAACCTCAACGTGGAGGGTGGCAAAACGATCCCTGTACTGATCAAGGATCAGCAGGAGCGTAACGGGCGTCTGCTGCACGTTGACTTTTTGCAAATTTCCAAAAACAAACCGATCAGCGTCAGCGTAGCGATTGATTTTCAGGGTACGGCCGCAGGTTCCAAAGCAGGCGGTGTATTCCAGACCCAGGAAACGCAGCTTGAGGTTGAAGGGCTGCCTGCAGACCTGCCAACTTCAATCGAAGTGGATGTCAGCGGTCTGGAAATCGGTGATCGCTTGACGGCAGGCGACATTAAATTGGATAAAGGTTTAACGCTTGTTACGTCACCGGAATCCATCGTTGCTTCGGTTATGCCGCCGCAGGCTGTTGAAGAGGAGCCAACCGCTTCTGCTGATGAGGCAGCACCAGAATCGGAAGATGAGCAATCCAAAGAAGAATAG
- a CDS encoding transcriptional regulator produces the protein MTEKLIRLLRILQAIQANPGISAKELALKCGTTVRTIYRDLRILDRVAPIMNEGYGKGYRFIGDFAMYPLDFTEQEAMLFCMIPALVDTSQLPAEFDSAFDKVISTHTKLKTRNREIVENIAGIIRMGIPAYREEGKDPNLLIPIIEAILDGHTIQAQYHTLTDNEITVRHIDPYYLIPRDQRFYLIGYCHLQQKVQMFRISRFLDVVRTNAVFDMGDFNITQYMKNTWSVDRGDELIHFKVRFSEKVAPYIKEEELFVRPRMTDLVDGGLLFEVTLNSSREFLQWLYQFGPEAEVLEPREYRKEIRKQLLAWLDHYGDEEALQL, from the coding sequence ATGACAGAGAAATTAATTCGTCTGCTGCGTATACTTCAGGCTATACAAGCTAATCCCGGAATCTCTGCCAAGGAATTGGCACTGAAATGCGGTACAACTGTGCGCACAATATATCGTGATCTCCGAATTTTGGACAGGGTAGCCCCCATAATGAACGAAGGATACGGAAAGGGTTATCGCTTTATTGGCGATTTTGCCATGTATCCACTGGACTTTACCGAACAGGAAGCCATGCTCTTCTGCATGATTCCAGCCTTGGTCGATACATCTCAATTACCGGCTGAATTTGATTCTGCTTTTGATAAGGTAATATCGACTCATACCAAACTAAAAACAAGGAACCGTGAAATTGTGGAAAATATTGCAGGCATTATTCGAATGGGGATACCTGCTTACCGTGAAGAAGGAAAAGACCCCAACTTGTTAATTCCCATTATCGAAGCGATTTTAGACGGGCATACAATACAGGCTCAATATCATACGCTCACGGATAACGAAATTACGGTTCGGCATATTGACCCATATTATCTTATACCGCGCGACCAGCGTTTTTATCTGATAGGGTATTGTCATCTGCAGCAGAAAGTTCAAATGTTTCGTATAAGCCGTTTTCTCGATGTAGTAAGAACCAATGCTGTATTTGACATGGGCGACTTCAACATAACCCAGTATATGAAGAACACCTGGTCCGTTGACCGTGGTGACGAACTTATACATTTTAAGGTGAGATTCTCTGAAAAGGTTGCCCCCTACATAAAAGAAGAAGAGCTGTTTGTTCGCCCGCGAATGACAGATCTTGTGGATGGCGGATTGTTATTCGAAGTAACGCTGAACAGCAGTCGTGAATTTTTACAATGGTTATATCAGTTTGGCCCGGAAGCCGAGGTGCTTGAACCTCGTGAGTATAGGAAAGAAATTCGTAAACAACTTTTGGCATGGCTGGACCACTATGGAGATGAAGAGGCCCTGCAGCTGTAG
- a CDS encoding HIRAN domain-containing protein — translation MSIKIFAAMMGMDNYQGAQALHVGDTIYLVKDPDNRLDHQAIKVVIPPIGEVGYIINHAAEVPHGCWTGSGFYDAFYQQTCAKVRFMMKEMVIIELIEITRVPISQKDSIIADWQYR, via the coding sequence ATGAGTATCAAAATTTTTGCCGCCATGATGGGCATGGATAATTATCAAGGAGCACAGGCTCTGCATGTGGGGGATACGATTTATCTTGTAAAGGACCCGGACAATCGCCTGGATCACCAAGCCATTAAAGTCGTTATCCCACCGATTGGTGAGGTAGGTTATATCATAAATCACGCTGCAGAGGTACCTCACGGCTGCTGGACTGGATCTGGATTCTATGATGCTTTCTACCAACAGACCTGTGCAAAAGTGAGATTTATGATGAAGGAAATGGTCATTATTGAATTAATTGAAATTACACGTGTACCGATATCTCAGAAGGACTCGATCATTGCAGATTGGCAGTATCGTTAG
- a CDS encoding glycosyltransferase family 4 protein: MDIVMVAPEKLPLPGNGSVEICILGIARELALRHQVTIICRSVKGLPALEQIDDITIRRIPASNAAGYTRSAIRLLRALDCDVIQVDNRPYSMAAIKQAFPQTPVILYLHSLTFAQPGPGKMNSLKKADCIAVNSQSLKRRLSRRFPAVKKRLNVIPLGTDLDRFRPAASSGERQHLREKFGITEHFAVLYVGRVIPGKGVDILIRAAASAQKQIPLQLVIAGKGPPKYVRSLRNLAQKHDVHAVFLGQMNHEQIDQLYRSVDCLVCPSQNHEAFGLVNVEAMASGIPVIASDNGGIREIIHSGINGYLISGYKKPQQFASFLRHLAVSPDLVQSMGKSGRETAFSNFGWARTALHLEAVYTRLIRS, translated from the coding sequence ATGGATATTGTTATGGTTGCACCGGAGAAATTGCCTCTGCCGGGCAATGGTTCAGTGGAAATCTGTATATTGGGGATCGCACGCGAGCTTGCCCTCCGCCATCAGGTAACCATTATTTGCCGTAGTGTCAAAGGACTCCCGGCGCTTGAACAGATCGATGATATAACGATTCGGCGAATCCCTGCTTCTAACGCTGCGGGGTATACCCGTTCAGCCATTCGTTTGCTCCGTGCACTTGATTGTGATGTCATTCAAGTAGACAACAGACCTTACAGCATGGCGGCGATCAAACAGGCCTTTCCCCAAACCCCTGTTATCCTATATCTCCACTCACTCACCTTCGCACAACCTGGACCGGGAAAAATGAATTCACTAAAAAAAGCCGACTGTATTGCAGTGAACAGCCAATCGTTAAAACGCAGACTCAGCCGCCGTTTCCCTGCTGTAAAGAAACGATTGAACGTGATCCCACTTGGCACAGACCTTGATCGATTCCGGCCAGCGGCCAGCAGCGGAGAGCGTCAGCACCTGCGTGAGAAATTCGGTATTACCGAACATTTCGCTGTCCTGTATGTCGGGCGAGTGATCCCTGGCAAAGGGGTAGATATTCTTATACGCGCAGCTGCTTCAGCGCAGAAGCAAATCCCTTTACAACTGGTTATTGCGGGCAAAGGACCTCCGAAATATGTACGTTCCCTTCGTAACCTTGCGCAGAAACATGACGTGCATGCTGTCTTTCTGGGTCAGATGAATCATGAGCAGATCGACCAGCTCTATCGAAGCGTTGACTGCCTGGTATGCCCTTCGCAAAATCACGAGGCCTTTGGCCTGGTCAATGTGGAGGCTATGGCTTCCGGAATACCTGTCATCGCTTCGGATAATGGCGGTATACGTGAAATTATTCATTCAGGAATAAACGGATACCTGATCTCTGGTTACAAAAAGCCGCAGCAGTTTGCTTCCTTTTTACGCCATTTGGCTGTCAGTCCCGATCTTGTGCAGTCCATGGGGAAAAGCGGCCGTGAAACAGCATTTTCAAACTTCGGTTGGGCAAGGACTGCCTTACACTTGGAAGCTGTGTACACAAGGCTCATTCGCTCATGA
- a CDS encoding DUF3817 domain-containing protein, whose amino-acid sequence MLRSMLGRFRLMLWLQGVSYVLLVFAAFPLRDAGIMPQAVTWFGNLYGFLFLMYLLFMVSLYTVQKWRLRRPIALFFISFVPLGNMIYDFFVFRKLYRDAGNKA is encoded by the coding sequence ATGTTACGTTCAATGCTGGGGCGTTTCCGGCTGATGTTATGGTTACAGGGAGTTTCATATGTATTGCTGGTGTTCGCTGCGTTTCCCCTCCGGGATGCGGGAATTATGCCTCAAGCGGTCACTTGGTTCGGTAACTTGTATGGTTTTCTGTTCCTGATGTACCTCTTGTTTATGGTATCTTTATATACGGTCCAGAAGTGGCGTTTGCGCCGTCCCATCGCGCTGTTTTTCATTTCTTTTGTACCGCTGGGAAATATGATTTATGATTTTTTTGTTTTTCGAAAATTGTATCGTGACGCCGGAAATAAAGCTTGA
- a CDS encoding TerC family protein codes for MLEPALLLEYGWVLVVLVVLEGLLAADNALVLAIMVKHLPEEKRKKALFYGLMGAFIFRLGSLFLISFLVDVWQVQAIGALYLLYISINHIVKKIMSGRNKTDEAVDDAPKKAKKQSGFWMTVFKVEVADIAFAVDSILAAVALAVALPPSGLPPIGGLDGGQFIVIFLGGFIGLVIMRFAASFFVKLLHSRPGLEVAAFVIVGWVGVKLSVITLAHPSLGVLDEHFPENKIWKIGFYIILITIAVCGWFLSSKVPAKEDENPVKELEKQADL; via the coding sequence ATGTTGGAACCAGCACTATTATTAGAATACGGGTGGGTACTCGTGGTCCTGGTGGTTCTTGAAGGATTACTGGCAGCAGATAATGCCTTGGTACTCGCGATTATGGTTAAACATCTGCCTGAGGAGAAGCGTAAAAAGGCCTTATTTTATGGTCTGATGGGTGCATTTATTTTCCGTCTGGGATCATTGTTCCTGATTTCATTCCTGGTGGATGTGTGGCAGGTTCAAGCAATCGGGGCACTGTATCTCCTGTACATTTCGATAAATCATATCGTCAAAAAGATCATGAGTGGCCGGAATAAAACAGACGAAGCAGTCGACGATGCACCTAAAAAAGCGAAGAAACAATCCGGTTTCTGGATGACGGTGTTCAAGGTAGAAGTAGCGGATATTGCTTTTGCAGTAGACTCCATTTTGGCAGCCGTAGCTTTGGCGGTTGCTTTGCCACCGAGCGGCCTGCCGCCGATTGGCGGATTGGATGGCGGACAGTTTATCGTCATTTTCCTTGGCGGTTTCATCGGACTTGTCATCATGCGTTTTGCAGCTTCATTTTTCGTGAAGCTGCTTCATTCCCGCCCCGGCCTTGAAGTTGCTGCTTTTGTGATTGTAGGTTGGGTAGGAGTGAAGCTGTCAGTCATTACACTGGCACACCCTTCCCTGGGTGTTCTGGATGAGCATTTCCCTGAAAATAAAATATGGAAAATCGGTTTCTATATCATATTAATCACGATTGCTGTATGTGGATGGTTTCTATCCTCCAAAGTACCTGCCAAGGAAGACGAAAACCCTGTGAAGGAACTAGAGAAACAGGCAGATTTGTAA
- a CDS encoding RtcB family protein — MNGFENVNELTEGYRHQVKLPAGELTVYAAQQLFSSLDYKVFEMANNNLQIPGISYMGYTPDVHVGVGTCIGTTAVWEAQSGYVSPSIVGSDIGCGMRVHLTNLHKDDLKEVKLRRKLVKAIEKVLPMEASQRGHFSDIRLEHIVRKGLHGLPKKYIPDSYTPKKSTSLTHVESSKFTYDENVLNLVPDMTWHRSHRQLGTLGGGNHFAEIQAIEIAEENRETAEAWGLYDGQIVVMIHSGSRAWGGYVSQTSSSAIAKVMQRLGLGTSDPRLVFAPLEHAEGRHYVNMMYSALNYAVVNRHLIAYAMREAFQDVFGPKCEFRTLYDLMHNYAWEESHAARGSVFVHRKGATRALPAGHPDNPKPYIATGHPALIPGSMGTASYIMVGQPEGADNYYSICHGAGRIRSRTATKRLVTVDDFAAALGVGTEDEIVVNQRSLESIIDESPQAYKNVDEIIDSVTGAGLAQVVAKCKPLAAVKGAK, encoded by the coding sequence ATGAATGGTTTTGAAAATGTAAACGAGTTGACAGAGGGGTACCGTCATCAAGTCAAATTACCAGCAGGGGAACTTACCGTTTATGCAGCACAGCAGCTGTTCTCTTCACTGGATTACAAAGTTTTTGAGATGGCTAACAATAATTTGCAAATACCGGGCATTTCGTATATGGGCTATACCCCAGACGTGCATGTCGGTGTAGGCACATGTATTGGAACGACGGCGGTCTGGGAGGCGCAGAGCGGATATGTGTCGCCCTCGATCGTGGGCAGTGATATCGGCTGCGGCATGAGAGTACATCTGACCAATCTGCATAAGGATGACCTGAAAGAGGTAAAGCTGCGCCGTAAATTAGTTAAAGCGATTGAAAAGGTGCTGCCAATGGAGGCCAGCCAGCGGGGACATTTCTCGGATATAAGACTGGAGCACATTGTACGAAAAGGACTGCACGGACTGCCGAAAAAATACATTCCAGACAGTTACACTCCGAAGAAATCTACTTCGCTTACACATGTGGAGAGCAGTAAGTTCACATATGATGAAAATGTATTAAACCTTGTCCCGGATATGACCTGGCACCGGTCTCATCGTCAGCTAGGCACACTGGGCGGAGGGAATCACTTTGCCGAGATTCAGGCTATTGAGATCGCTGAGGAAAATCGTGAAACAGCCGAAGCATGGGGACTTTACGATGGACAGATTGTGGTCATGATTCACTCCGGTTCACGGGCATGGGGCGGGTATGTAAGCCAGACCAGCTCGTCTGCGATTGCCAAAGTAATGCAGCGGCTGGGACTCGGAACTTCCGATCCCAGATTGGTATTTGCCCCGCTGGAGCATGCGGAAGGCCGTCACTACGTGAATATGATGTACTCTGCGTTGAATTATGCTGTAGTAAATCGTCATCTTATCGCCTATGCCATGCGGGAGGCCTTCCAGGACGTGTTCGGACCGAAATGTGAATTCCGTACACTATACGACCTGATGCATAATTATGCTTGGGAGGAATCCCATGCAGCGCGAGGTTCTGTTTTTGTACACCGTAAAGGGGCAACCCGTGCTCTGCCTGCAGGTCATCCGGATAATCCAAAACCTTATATAGCTACGGGCCATCCGGCACTGATTCCGGGGTCTATGGGCACGGCTTCATATATCATGGTCGGTCAGCCTGAAGGAGCAGACAATTATTATTCAATATGTCATGGTGCGGGCCGGATTCGGTCGCGTACAGCGACCAAACGCCTGGTGACCGTAGACGATTTTGCGGCAGCGCTGGGCGTCGGAACAGAAGACGAGATTGTAGTCAACCAGCGGTCTTTGGAGTCTATTATTGATGAATCACCCCAGGCTTATAAAAATGTCGATGAAATTATAGATAGTGTTACCGGCGCGGGACTGGCTCAGGTGGTAGCCAAATGCAAACCGCTTGCTGCGGTAAAGGGAGCGAAATAA
- a CDS encoding AAA family ATPase, whose translation MTRAEAIYTYDEQHDTRIRVEGYAVYSRLIRGIGEALLKRYGVEYKLYSSSDPNNEYWELLREDLQNGSADVELVARIFEDLELQTLHYEDDGDVPTYGVHYSIRNNVFAYPKWGVALVRVPFFRENGIYSEDFVFAVGDEEMKQFLGSVRERERQQNMKKVTVYTDARNGSDRHVESITRSVSREDVVLSAQIKQDIFRSLDQFFEADRSFYRDYDIPYKRGILLYGHPGNGKTTLVKSIAGSIPGPAAYWQITEYTNSESVREVFDAAKRLAPMVLIIEDIDSMPDEVRSFFLNTLDGATSKEGIFLIGTTNYPEKIDPGLMNRAGRFDRAYEIPLPDEALRLQYLRQRGFSVFAGEEGTLEAARLTDTFSLAQLGELYVSAALEWHQNGRTDIVQVIQSMRGELDKSHKHNWLAQPGKGRAGFY comes from the coding sequence ATGACTAGAGCAGAAGCGATCTACACCTATGATGAGCAGCATGATACTCGTATTCGGGTGGAAGGGTATGCCGTATATTCCAGACTGATTCGCGGCATTGGCGAGGCTCTTTTGAAGCGTTACGGCGTAGAATACAAGCTGTATTCAAGCTCTGATCCGAACAATGAATATTGGGAACTGCTGCGAGAGGATTTGCAGAATGGCAGTGCTGATGTCGAGCTTGTAGCCCGTATCTTCGAGGATCTTGAGCTTCAGACACTGCATTACGAAGATGACGGAGATGTGCCTACATATGGCGTACATTACTCCATTCGTAATAACGTATTTGCGTATCCCAAATGGGGCGTTGCCCTCGTGCGGGTACCCTTTTTCCGCGAGAACGGAATCTACAGTGAAGATTTTGTATTTGCTGTAGGGGACGAAGAGATGAAGCAATTTCTGGGAAGTGTCCGGGAACGGGAGCGTCAGCAAAATATGAAAAAAGTAACGGTGTACACGGATGCCCGCAATGGCAGTGATCGGCATGTGGAGTCGATCACCCGTTCGGTAAGCAGAGAAGATGTGGTTCTCTCTGCACAGATTAAGCAGGATATTTTCCGCTCACTGGACCAGTTCTTCGAAGCAGACCGCTCCTTTTACCGGGATTACGATATCCCTTACAAACGCGGCATTTTGCTCTATGGCCATCCGGGAAACGGAAAAACAACACTTGTGAAATCCATCGCAGGAAGTATTCCCGGGCCGGCCGCTTATTGGCAGATTACGGAATACACGAACAGTGAATCGGTGCGTGAAGTATTTGATGCCGCAAAACGACTGGCACCGATGGTGCTGATCATTGAGGATATCGACTCGATGCCGGATGAAGTCCGTTCCTTTTTTCTAAATACGCTGGATGGCGCGACGTCCAAAGAAGGAATCTTCCTGATCGGTACGACAAATTATCCGGAAAAAATTGATCCCGGCCTCATGAATCGTGCGGGACGATTCGACCGTGCTTACGAAATTCCGCTGCCTGACGAAGCTTTGCGGCTGCAGTATTTGCGGCAGCGTGGATTCAGTGTGTTTGCGGGTGAAGAAGGAACCCTGGAGGCGGCTCGTCTTACAGATACGTTCTCGCTTGCACAATTGGGCGAATTATATGTCAGCGCTGCGCTGGAATGGCATCAAAATGGTCGGACGGATATCGTTCAGGTTATTCAGTCCATGCGGGGAGAGCTGGACAAGAGCCATAAGCATAATTGGCTTGCACAGCCGGGTAAAGGCCGGGCCGGATTTTATTGA
- a CDS encoding GlsB/YeaQ/YmgE family stress response membrane protein, which translates to MGWLWSLIIGGIIGWLAGLIVGRDIPGGVIGNIVAGFIGGWLGGVILGDMGPEMGGFHIVPALIGAIVLVAIVSLIFRSMGRSRG; encoded by the coding sequence ATGGGTTGGTTATGGTCATTAATTATCGGTGGTATCATTGGTTGGCTGGCAGGTCTGATTGTTGGTCGTGACATCCCAGGCGGCGTTATCGGTAACATCGTTGCCGGATTTATCGGTGGATGGTTAGGCGGAGTAATTCTTGGAGACATGGGTCCAGAAATGGGCGGGTTCCACATTGTACCGGCATTGATTGGTGCGATTGTGCTTGTCGCCATCGTTAGCTTGATTTTCCGTTCAATGGGACGAAGCCGCGGGTAA
- the msrA gene encoding peptide-methionine (S)-S-oxide reductase MsrA: MEKAVFAGGCFWCMVTPFEEQPGIHSIVSGYTGGHVENPTYEQVKTGETGHVEVVEITFDPDVFPYERLLELYWPQIDPTDDGGQFQDRGSQYRTAIFVYNERQRQLAEQSRQELAASGRFSQPIVTEIRDAVTFYPAEDYHQDYHKRNEKHYKEDRAMSGRDEFINENWK; this comes from the coding sequence ATGGAGAAGGCAGTGTTTGCCGGCGGATGTTTCTGGTGTATGGTCACCCCTTTTGAGGAGCAGCCGGGAATCCACAGTATCGTATCAGGTTATACAGGCGGTCATGTCGAGAATCCGACATATGAGCAGGTAAAGACAGGGGAAACAGGGCATGTGGAAGTGGTGGAGATTACCTTTGATCCGGATGTATTTCCTTACGAACGTTTACTTGAGCTGTACTGGCCTCAGATTGATCCAACCGATGACGGAGGACAGTTTCAGGATCGGGGTTCGCAGTATCGTACCGCCATCTTTGTATACAATGAACGCCAGCGCCAGCTTGCGGAGCAATCCAGGCAGGAACTGGCGGCCAGCGGCCGTTTCAGTCAGCCCATTGTGACCGAAATTCGGGATGCTGTAACCTTTTACCCTGCTGAAGACTATCACCAAGATTATCACAAAAGAAACGAGAAGCATTACAAAGAAGATCGGGCGATGTCCGGAAGAGACGAATTCATTAACGAGAACTGGAAATAA